From one Eucalyptus grandis isolate ANBG69807.140 chromosome 9, ASM1654582v1, whole genome shotgun sequence genomic stretch:
- the LOC104418792 gene encoding B3 domain-containing protein Os01g0234100 isoform X2, producing the protein MSLVVKKPVDPDPKSEQVASTYHRETKRQKRLVIDDLYHYDHVGGKSPAMERAEDFRANLPAEIPSFLKTMVRSNVTTGFWLHLPMPFCKLHMPRNNITVTLEDENGDEYPVNYIVDKTALSAGWKKFSSARELMEGDVLVFQLVRASVFKVHIVRGNNSQGVFGLDASRKQNDSENRMDKEVIPNEKTPSSGPVSQDVSPDNAQSKSLMVLDTNPPCTPDQPGKLGDEIGPDATHGTRLSNSISAIDCGEATSNGSLTVLVSGTAIDSDLSEYQRTRYLELCSSQNGFLHDNLLKSINYKLAAEMISETVNIADAIKASNLSTSRADLEMWDKTLEGFELLGMKVGFLRARLDQIKNVASELERYRDAENKQAAVQEEMRTVQVRLLKLKKLKKRLDADIESLKTNAERHEHVFQEEVSAPW; encoded by the exons ATGTCGCTGGTAGTCAAGAAGCCGGTGGATCCAGATCCCAAGTCCGAACAA GTGGCATCAACCTACCATAGGGAGACAAAAAG ACAGAAGAGACTTGTTATTGATGATTTATATCACTATGATCATGTTGGGGGGAAATCTCCTGCCATGGAGCGGGCAGAAGATTTTCGAGCAAATTTGCCAGCTGAAATCCCTAGCTTCCTGAAGACTATGGTGCGGTCAAATGTTACTACTGGATTTTGGCTG CATCTTCCCATGCCATTCTGCAAATTGCATATGCCCAGAAATAATATCACTGTTACTTTGGAAGATGAGAATGGGGACGAATACCCTGTAAACTACATTGTGGATAAGACAGCACTAAGTGCTGGATGGAAAAAGTTCTCAAGTGCACGGGAATTAATGGAGGGTGATGTACTAGTTTTCCAGTTGGTCAGAGCTTCCGTCTTCAAG GTACACATTGTGAGAGGGAATAATTCCCAAGGGGTTTTTGGTCTGGATGCATccagaaaacaaaatgattctG AAAACCGCATGGACAAGGAAGTCATACCCAACGAGAAGACCCCAAGTTCAGGACCTGTTTCACAAGACGTATCTCCTGACAATGCTCAAAGCAAAAGCTTGATGGTTTTGGATACTAATCCCCCATGCACGCCTGATCAGCCTGGCAAGTTGGGTGATGAGATCGGTCCAGATGCCACACATGGGACTAGACTCTCAAACTCAATATCTGCCATTGATTGCGGAGAGGCAACAAGCAACGGCAGTCTGACTGTACTTGTCAGTGGCACAGCTATTGACTCTGACCTTTCTGAGTACCAGAGGACAAGATATTTGGAGCTCTGCTCCAGTCAGAATGGGTTTCTGCATGACAACCTTCTCAAGAGCATTAATTACAAGTTGGCTGCTGAGATGATTTCTGAGACGGTCAACATTGCAGATGCAATTAAAGCTAGCAACCTTTCCACTTCAAGAGCGGACCTTGAGATGTGGGACAAGACTTTGGAGGGATTTGAGCTTTTGGGAATGAAAGTTGGATTTTTACGTGCTCGGTTGGACCAAATCAAGAATGTCGCTTCGGAGTTAGAGAGGTATCGAGATGCTGAAAATAAGCAAGCTGCGGTCCAGGAGGAGATGAGGACCGTTCAAGTGAGGCTATTGaagttgaagaagttgaagaaaagaCTCGATGCTGATATAGAATCTCTGAAGACTAATGCGGAGAGGCATGAACATGTGTTCCAG
- the LOC104418791 gene encoding cytochrome P450 CYP82D47, whose amino-acid sequence MELLSLDLQKIGLAVLLVIIYLSASLHRSRRSNKRGQTLPEAAGAWPLFGHLHLLGPNKLLHRILAVMADQYGPAFSIRLGILRVLVVSNWEVAKECFTSNDRVFPTRPRSLSIKLMGYDHAMLGFAPYGPYWRGMRKLAVVELLSNHRLDSFKHVRDAETNLFVKGLYEKWLSNGENPVTVEMEKDFGHVAMNITVRMVAGKRYLSGNEGDEEESSRCRKALGDFSHLVGEFMVSDAIPFLGWLDVLRGRVAEMKRTAKELDWVLGRWVEEHRKRRAVAKVEDDEQDFIHFMLSATELEEGKYSVQEADTIVKATCLSMILGGNDTIVLTLTWALSLLLNNPHSLERAQDELDVQVGKHRQVEESDIKNLTYLQAVVKETLRIYPVLPLSLQREAMEDCIVAGFHVPAGTRLMVNLWKLQRDPRVWSHASEFQPERFLTDHVHVDVRGQSFEYIPFGTGRRMCPGVSFGLQVVQLILARLLHAFKLERVSGSEVDMSESPALTMPRATPLEAVLTPRLPATCY is encoded by the exons ATGGAGCTGCTCTCCCTCGACCTTCAAAAGATTGGCCTTGCTGTTCTTCTAGTCATCATCTATCTCAGTGCTTCACTGCACAGATCCAGAAGAAGCAACAAAAGGGGCCAAACACTACCAGAGGCAGCAGGAGCATGGCCTTTGTTTggccatcttcatcttctggGGCCAAACAAGCTACTGCACAGAATCCTGGCAGTCATGGCCGATCAGTATGGACCGGCCTTCTCTATCCGCCTTGGCATACTCCGAGTACTCGTGGTAAGTAACTGGGAAGTGGCTAAAGAGTGTTTCACTTCAAATGACAGGGTCTTTCCCACCCGGCCCAGATCACTATCTATCAAACTCATGGGTTATGACCATGCCATGCTTGGATTCGCTCCTTACGGTCCATACTGGCGTGGTATGAGGAAGCTCGCCGTGGTTGAGCTCCTCTCAAACCACCGGCTCGATTCGTTCAAGCATGTGAGAGATGCAGAAACCAATCTTTTCGTCAAGGGGTTGTACGAGAAATGGTTAAGCAACGGTGAAAACCCAGTTACAGTGGAGATGGAGAAGGATTTTGGGCATGTGGCTATGAATATAACGGTGAGGATGGTCGCAGGAAAACGTTATCTGAGTGGCAACGAAGGGGATGAAGAGGAGTCATCAAGATGCCGCAAAGCTCTGGGAGATTTCTCCCATCTTGTGGGGGAATTTATGGTCTCAGATGCAATACCTTTTCTAGGATGGCTAGATGTATTGAGG GGACGTGTGGCTGAAATGAAGAGGACCGCCAAGGAACTGGATTGGGTCCTGGGAAGGTGGGTCGAGGAGCACCGGAAAAGAAGGGCCGTCGCAAAAGTCGAGGATGATGAGCAAGACTTCATTCATTTCATGCTCTCTGCAACGGAATTGGAGGAAGGGAAGTACTCTGTTCAAGAGGCTGATACCATCGTCAAGGCCACTTGCTTG AGTATGATCTTGGGGGGCAATGACACCATAGTGTTGACTCTTACATGGGCACTATCCCTTCTCCTAAACAACCCCCACTCGCTAGAAAGGGCACAAGATGAGCTGGATGTCCAAGTTGGCAAGCACCGCCAGGTGGAAGAATCGGACATAAAGAACTTAACCTACTTACAAGCTGTAGTCAAGGAAACACTGCGTATTTACCCTGTACTGCCACTTTCTCTACAAAGGGAAGCCATGGAAGACTGCATCGTAGCCGGCTTCCATGTCCCGGCAGGTACGCGCCTTATGGTTAACTTGTGGAAGCTGCAACGTGACCCCAGAGTCTGGTCACACGCATCAGAGTTTCAGCCAGAGAGATTCCTGACCGACCATGTTCATGTGGATGTTAGAGGTCAATCTTTTGAATATATACCATTCGGTACTGGTAGGAGGATGTGCCCAGGGGTCTCGTTTGGCCTACAGGTAGTGCAACTTATTCTCGCCCGGCTGCTTCATGCATTCAAACTGGAAAGAGTCTCGGGTTCAGAGGTTGATATGAGTGAGAGTCCTGCATTGACAATGCCCAGAGCAACACCACTGGAGGCTGTACTTACACCAAGGTTACCAGCCACATGCTACTAA
- the LOC104418792 gene encoding B3 domain-containing protein Os01g0234100 isoform X1, giving the protein MSLVVKKPVDPDPKSEQVASTYHRETKRQKRLVIDDLYHYDHVGGKSPAMERAEDFRANLPAEIPSFLKTMVRSNVTTGFWLHLPMPFCKLHMPRNNITVTLEDENGDEYPVNYIVDKTALSAGWKKFSSARELMEGDVLVFQLVRASVFKVHIVRGNNSQGVFGLDASRKQNDSENRMDKEVIPNEKTPSSGPVSQDVSPDNAQSKSLMVLDTNPPCTPDQPGKLGDEIGPDATHGTRLSNSISAIDCGEATSNGSLTVLVSGTAIDSDLSEYQRTRYLELCSSQNGFLHDNLLKSINYKLAAEMISETVNIADAIKASNLSTSRADLEMWDKTLEGFELLGMKVGFLRARLDQIKNVASELERYRDAENKQAAVQEEMRTVQVRLLKLKKLKKRLDADIESLKTNAERHEHVFQEEASAPW; this is encoded by the exons ATGTCGCTGGTAGTCAAGAAGCCGGTGGATCCAGATCCCAAGTCCGAACAA GTGGCATCAACCTACCATAGGGAGACAAAAAG ACAGAAGAGACTTGTTATTGATGATTTATATCACTATGATCATGTTGGGGGGAAATCTCCTGCCATGGAGCGGGCAGAAGATTTTCGAGCAAATTTGCCAGCTGAAATCCCTAGCTTCCTGAAGACTATGGTGCGGTCAAATGTTACTACTGGATTTTGGCTG CATCTTCCCATGCCATTCTGCAAATTGCATATGCCCAGAAATAATATCACTGTTACTTTGGAAGATGAGAATGGGGACGAATACCCTGTAAACTACATTGTGGATAAGACAGCACTAAGTGCTGGATGGAAAAAGTTCTCAAGTGCACGGGAATTAATGGAGGGTGATGTACTAGTTTTCCAGTTGGTCAGAGCTTCCGTCTTCAAG GTACACATTGTGAGAGGGAATAATTCCCAAGGGGTTTTTGGTCTGGATGCATccagaaaacaaaatgattctG AAAACCGCATGGACAAGGAAGTCATACCCAACGAGAAGACCCCAAGTTCAGGACCTGTTTCACAAGACGTATCTCCTGACAATGCTCAAAGCAAAAGCTTGATGGTTTTGGATACTAATCCCCCATGCACGCCTGATCAGCCTGGCAAGTTGGGTGATGAGATCGGTCCAGATGCCACACATGGGACTAGACTCTCAAACTCAATATCTGCCATTGATTGCGGAGAGGCAACAAGCAACGGCAGTCTGACTGTACTTGTCAGTGGCACAGCTATTGACTCTGACCTTTCTGAGTACCAGAGGACAAGATATTTGGAGCTCTGCTCCAGTCAGAATGGGTTTCTGCATGACAACCTTCTCAAGAGCATTAATTACAAGTTGGCTGCTGAGATGATTTCTGAGACGGTCAACATTGCAGATGCAATTAAAGCTAGCAACCTTTCCACTTCAAGAGCGGACCTTGAGATGTGGGACAAGACTTTGGAGGGATTTGAGCTTTTGGGAATGAAAGTTGGATTTTTACGTGCTCGGTTGGACCAAATCAAGAATGTCGCTTCGGAGTTAGAGAGGTATCGAGATGCTGAAAATAAGCAAGCTGCGGTCCAGGAGGAGATGAGGACCGTTCAAGTGAGGCTATTGaagttgaagaagttgaagaaaagaCTCGATGCTGATATAGAATCTCTGAAGACTAATGCGGAGAGGCATGAACATGTGTTCCAGGAGGAGGCTAGTGCTCCATGGTGA
- the LOC120288217 gene encoding uncharacterized protein LOC120288217: MATTSATIASLALTASASASAVSKGKRTNNLNYITGMNAFGGLKAHNRVASLGVPVCTEQSFANMVGSLRSQGKGRGGGTLSSKCNAVGEIFWIAAIMNGLVLVGVAVGFVLLRIEASVEEAE, from the coding sequence ATGGCAACCACCTCTGCTACCATCGCTTCTTTGGCTCTCACTGCCTCTGCCTCTGCCTCTGCCGTGAGCAAAGGAAAGAGGACGAACAATCTGAATTACATAACAGGAATGAATGCATTTGGTGGGCTAAAAGCTCACAACAGAGTGGCTTCCCTAGGAGTCCCTGTGTGCACTGAGCAGTCATTTGCAAACATGGTGGGCTCTTTGAGGTCACAAGGAAAAGGCAGAGGCGGAGGCACTCTGTCTTCTAAGTGCAATGCTGTTGGTGAGATATTTTGGATTGCAGCCATCATGAACGGCCTTGTTCTAGTTGGTGTTGCAGTTGGGTTTGTTCTTCTCAGGATCGAAGCCTCTGTGGAAGAAGCCGAATGA